The Lycium ferocissimum isolate CSIRO_LF1 chromosome 10, AGI_CSIRO_Lferr_CH_V1, whole genome shotgun sequence genome window below encodes:
- the LOC132033353 gene encoding 26S proteasome non-ATPase regulatory subunit 14 homolog — translation MSGMERLQRMFAGAGGALGHPPPDSPTLDSSEQVYISSLALLKMLKHGRAGVPMEVMGLMLGEFVDEYTVRVVDVFAMPQSGTGVSVEAVDHVFQTNMLDMLKQTGRPEMVVGWYHSHPGFGCWLSGVDINTQQSFEALNQRAVAVVVDPIQSVKGKVVIDAFRLINPQTMMLGQEPRQTTSNLGHLNKPSIQALIHGLNRHYYSIAINYRKNELEEKMLLNLHKKKWTDGLTLQRFDAHSKTNEQTVQEMLNLAVKYNKAVQEEDELPPEKLAIANVGRQDAKKHLEEHVSNLMSSNIVQTLGTMLDTVVF, via the exons ATGTCTGGAATGGAAAGATTGCAACGGATGTTCGCCGGAGCTGGCGGGGCGTTAGGGCACCCGCCACCGGATTCTCCAACACTAGACTCTTCTGAACAAGTTTACATCTCTTCACTCGCCCTACTCAAAATGCTTAAACACG GGAGGGCTGGAGTTCCTATGGAAGTGATGGGATTGATGTTAGGGGAATTCGTGGATGAGTATACAGTGCGTGTAGTGGATGTGTTTGCAATGCCTCAGAGTGGTACTGGAGTGAGTGTTGAAGCTGTTGATCATGTTTTCCAGACCAATATGCTTGACATGCTCAAGCAGACTGGGAG ACCTGAGATGGTTGTTGGTTGGTATCATTCACATCCTGGATTTGGCTGCTGGCTCTCTGGTGTTGATATCAATACTCAGCAG AGTTTTGAAGCACTGAATCAACGAGCAGTGGCTGTGGTGGTGGATCCTATTCAGAGTGTTAAAGGGAAGGTGGTAATTGATGCCTTTCGCTTGATCAATCCCCAAACTATGATGCTTGGCCAAGAGCCACGACAGACAACATCAAATCTGGGACATCTGAACAAACCATCTATTCAA GCATTGATCCATGGTTTGAACAGACACTACTACTCAATAGCCATAAACTACAGAAAGAATGAACTTGAAGAGAAGATGCTACTGAATCTTCACAAGAAGAAATGGACAGATGGACTCACACTCCAGCGTTTTGATGCTCATTCCAAAACCAACGAGCAGACAGTTCAG GAGATGTTAAACCTTGCGGTCAAGTATAATAAAGCCGTGCAGGAGGAGGATGAGTTGCCCCCAGAAAAGCTAGCTATTGCAAATGTAGGAAGGCAAGATGCCAAGAAGCATCTTGAAGAGCATGTCTCGAATTTGATGTCTTCAAACATTGTCCAGACGTTGGGAACCATGCTCGACACAGTTGTCTTCTGA